The DNA segment gaaattctaacAACAGTGAGTGATTGGATGTCTTGATATGTTGACTTTTGATGGAGGGGATTAAAAAAATGGTCACATGAAAAAATAGGGGCACATGGaatctccatgaaagaatgataaaatatcatgTTCAGTATAGTTTAATGGAGgaattcattttagttttaattaaaaaatcggATTTCAATTCATATCAGGAATTGAAATCGGAATTAAATCGTACTTATTAAAATGTGATTCCACTACGAAGACCAATtagggtcaacccgacccaaccctgcccaaccctgagcccagtagggttgggcctgagcatgaactcgacagggttgggttagggttgtgttgagttttgggacctagggttgggttaggattttaagaaacccggctcAACCcggccctatttcacccctagtgCTAACCAGGTGTCTGTTCTATACAAGATGGCAGACTTTTCCTTTGTACCAACCCTTTTTGGATGTTATTTATAGAAGTCTAAAAGCTATatatggtcttttttttttagatagttTGCCAAAGTACATCAATAGTCGTCTTGCACAATTCTACACGCATTGCTTCAAGATTAATGTGAAAGAACTATATAATTAGCTGACTACAATAGAACTCCTGTCATTGTGGAAGGGCTAAATTAAGATAATTTGGGGACTGATATTTGAAGCATAAtgactatttataaaataaagtaTCTTGAGGAATGTGAAAGTACATGATGCATAAAGGTTATGAAATCATGAACCCCTAGATGAGTACTAGAAAACATTTAAAATTTCTCAGCTTTTATTGTTAAACAGCCACAATGGAAAAGGGCAGGGCATACTTGTAGGAAAAGGTTTAAAAGCAGAAGCAAGaaattaataggaaaaaaaaacatgagtATTCATCCTTGGAAACTAATTTTGATCTCTACATTCTTCAATCACTAAACACAGCTAAAAGCCTGTTAACACTGCTTCTATTGTCCCCATTAAAACTAGATGAACCTATGATTTCTTGGCTAATTATTAAGGTATTGATTCTATAGGAGAGGTATATCTTTCCTTCTTCAACCAAAGGcttttgatttcaccttatttaAACACAAATTGTATGTCAATTTCGTATAAAATTAgtaactatatttttttttttttttttttttgccttttcatTTAACCTGATTTAAGTTAATATGACACCTAATGtctgaaaaatattttcataattttatgcaaAAACTTAAGGAATCCACACTAAACTATCTCAGTTTTATATATACGAAAATGTTAAGGTCATAAACATCATCTGGCCAAGTAGTTggtaaatgaatataaatcatattattcaacccctagtttttttttttttttttatgagttttACGTGTTTCAATGTCATAAAATCCAATATGGCATATTGGCATTAGAAATGTGACTAGCATCATCACATGTTATATAACCCTAACAAAACATTTATATCTATAAATtgatattatttcttttattcgTATGGCATGGGATGTGATATCTCCATATTCTGACACGGCATATATAGGATCCACTTACCCTAtcgctagttttttttttttttttttttaatttaaagatAGAAACAAGCAATTAACTACAAAGCAAATCCACCTAGGGTGTTCAATTAGTCTAAAGACGTTGTGTGTTAATAGGCATCCCTAGCTCGAGTCTCCATGCAATTGATTTGTTACAAGGGTTAGGTGTGGCTATGTGTAACCGAGGTCTAGTACCCCTGGACCTGAATTGTAAAACCGGGCAGGTTCACCACTCACGTAGTGTTTGGGATAAGGGACCATAACAGGTTAATCCAACCAAGCCTCAGCACTACATGTTGCTTCTTTATTGATGCTGCAATTCCTTGAGCAAGGCTCCTGGCTTCTGCTTGGGCCTTGTCACCTAACCAACCAATGCCAAAACCAATTAAATTGTCAAAAGCAGCGGCTAACTAAACCACTAGAGGATATTGTACCATACATCATGTATatccaaggaaagaaagaggaaaattcagaCTGTTATGACAATCTAGACCAGGATCAAGAGACAAATCCTTTATCCAGCTAGGAATATTCACTAACACACCCAAATGACTCATCATCAAATTGTGATGAGGGCCTTCTTGTTGCTGCGAGAAATCTGCCATAGCAAATGAATATGGCCTCTAAAAGCCAACCAAATCAATTCCCTCCACAAGATCATGCATGAAGCTGTTCTCTTTTCCTTCAATGTATCTCATCCTCAGCCAAGTAATCTTTTTATGTAATGCCTAGACTCCCAAGAGTTCCAATGGCATACTTTGATCTGTTAACTTAAATATTCTCTCTACTTTTCTTAAAAGGACTCCATCTGAGTCCCCTactaaaatcaaatctaaagagaaaaagaatcccCTAGCCAAAATCTGTCTTGAATATGTTTTGATTTGGGCCAGATATCCGGGCCCAAGCTCATCCCAACTAAAATATTGACTTACAACCAGGTAATATTATGATTCCAATTTCCTCAGCCTAAAAGATACCTCTAACAGTACTATTCACACAAAGTTTCAAACCACCttttcacaagaaaaaaaaaaaaaaaaacccacctcaCCCACAAATAATGTATAGTGATGGGCCCAATACGAAAGCTAAAAAGGAAGCATAATTTCCAAAGGCATACctcacccaacaaaaaaaatcaaaggccAACCCTCTTTCCATGGTGGAGCAACTTTAGAAAACAATACACATCGACGGGCTCAATACAGAAGACTTTAGAAAACAGAAATTTCCAAGATGCACACCTCACCGACATAGAAAGACCAAGTCTCCTTTCCATACTTGATAGTGTGGTTTTAAAATCCAATCAGATCAGTCAGGATCGTTCAGATTAGATTGGTTTTGGCTGAGATTGATTCTCAATCGTGGTCAGTTTAATTCGATCTCGAATGATATCATTTCAATCCGAATTGATATCAATTTGAGACCAGAAAGCTACAAAAATCCTAATTTCCAAAAGCATACTGCGATTTCCTGAGAAGCACGTGGAAGCTGCCTAATActttcctttcattttattatcaACTCGGAAACCAAGAAATTTACTAGCTGGGTAGTTGAGTGGTGGAATTCTTGGATGTCACATGTTTCATGCTTGTGAATATCAATTCAAGTGCTGGAAAAGCCTTTTTGGAAAAGCTTATTGATCCAGGTGAATGAAAGTAGAAAACTTTGGCTTATAACTAATAATATTGTTAAGCACTCACGATTAGtgaaatccaaaccaaaaagagaaGTGGGAAGAATCAAAGTAACCTGGAACACACCACAGTGGTTGGATTTGAAAACTATCCAGTGGATAGGATAAAAGATTCCTTTTcgacatctttttttttttttggaatattgcTCTGCTGAGTGAGATGAACATCTTTCCTGTGAACAAGATGAGGATCATATAAGCTCTGCTGAGTGATATTCATTTTCCACATTTTGTGCATATAACCAAAAAGTGAAAACAAAGGACAATCAAATTGAATGACAAGGAAAACTCTCTTTCTCACTCttctgttttcagaaaaataggctccgtttggtatcgttctaaaaaaacatttttagagttttttcgttctattggaacgaaaaaaacagaatcttctgtttggtgcacatatggtctgtttctgtttttttggaataaaaagtgaaaaaaaaaaaaaactgaaaaaaggaGATTGGAcagaactccattttggagttccatcttcccagtttcgttccattttaccaaaaaaaaaatatcgaacctgataaaaatctgaaatttgaaacaccattttttcattttaaaactgcattttgacacagaaattgaaattttcgtttttgacatgaaacggcGTTTCtaaaacagaaacgataccaaacgggctcatAGTTCTGGCCAAGGTCAACTTTGTTATGTGACTGGATAGCAAGGATCAGCTCCCCCCACAAAAACATTTTTCccacaaagaaaatgaaaattattcCACATTCTCTCTTACCACCACAAAGTTCTACCTCTTCATATCCTAGCTCGTCCTTCTAAGATCAAAACTAACTTAATTATTGTCTCCTCAAACAATACTATCCACACAAAGTCTCAAATTAACAACTTGCTTCAACGTTTCAAATAAGTTTAGCCATTAGACCTATCACAGAAGACTATAGGGTTTAAAAACCATTATTTTCCAAGAAGCACATCTCCCCGACCTACAAAGAAGAAGTCTCCTTCTCATACTTGATATGGTTTTAGaaatcagattggattggtCAAGACTGCTCAGATTAGATTCTTATCCCTATATGGACAAAAACAATAATTTCCAAAAGCATACGTCACAGACGACTGACTTAAAATGGCGTAGTCTCCTTTACTTTATATATGATTCTAAATTTCCTAAGCTTAAAAGATACCTCAAATAATACCATCCACATAAAGTTTCAGACAACTTCACCCATAATGTATAGTGATAGGCCCAATATAAAAGCTAAAAAGGAATAATCATAATTTCCAAAGGCATACCCCACCCAACTAAAAAAGCCGAGTCTCCTTTTGCATGGTGGAGCAACAATTGCTTCAACGGTTCAAAGAAGTTTATCCTCCGATGGGtccaatcatggtttcaagtattggtttGAGATCGGTCATATTGATTGTATCGGATTGAtattggctgagaccgatcTCCGATCCCTAACTAGATGGattatctgtatcatttcagaataaaataataaaaaaataatactttaaaaaataaaaataaagacaaaatcaATCGATATCCAATACCAATatcatcccctaaatccttggacCCAATTCAAAAGACTCTAGAACGACCGAGTTCCACAATGGAGCAATGCACTTCCATATATTATGATTTCCTGAGAAGCACGCGGAAGCTGTCAAgtactttccttttctcttagTTATCAACTTGGAAACCAAGAAAGCTATTAAAATCTTAGTGCATGTTCCAACTTTTTCAAAAGAGTACCAAGTGGAGAGTAgatacaattattattattatttattattgagGGAATAAAAATTAGACATAGCAACTCAGAAAGTCAGTCAGCAGAGTCAGTACTTGTTTATTTAAACTGTGATTTCGTAAGAGGCAATTGATCAGTTTGGGTGAATTGGTAGAGAGTTTcttgagagggaaaaaaaaagaaaaaaaagagctcTTTGAACATCATCTGATCTTGTCTGCAATTACAACTTCCAACTTCATGGCGGCACTAGATTCggcttcctcctcctcctcctcctcctcctctgttGCCTCCACAGTTGGATCTTCCAGTTACGATGTGTTTCTCAGCTTCAGGGGTGAAGATACTCGCTATAACTTCATTTGTTTCCTTTACAAAGCTCTGAAAGATGCAGGAATTGATGTCTTTCTTGATAATGAAAACTTGTGGACTGGAGAAGTAATTGGCTCAACCCTCCTTAGAGCGATAAAGGGGTCAAAAATCTTGATCCCTGTCTTCTCTAAAGGTTATGCACATAGCAAATGGTGCTTGCAGGAACTTGCTCAGATATTTCAGTGCCACAAATCCAATGGTCAAATTGTCTTGCCCATATTCTTTCACGTTGACCCATCACATGTTCGGAACCAGACCGAAAGTTTTGAAGAA comes from the Macadamia integrifolia cultivar HAES 741 unplaced genomic scaffold, SCU_Mint_v3 scaffold1578, whole genome shotgun sequence genome and includes:
- the LOC122064246 gene encoding disease resistance protein RPV1-like, translated to MAALDSASSSSSSSSSVASTVGSSSYDVFLSFRGEDTRYNFICFLYKALKDAGIDVFLDNENLWTGEVIGSTLLRAIKGSKILIPVFSKGYAHSKWCLQELAQIFQCHKSNGQIVLPIFFHVDPSHVRNQTESFEEAFRKHEEIFEADIVMSWREALREVGNLKGEVLKET